One window of Chryseobacterium sp. JJR-5R genomic DNA carries:
- the rsfS gene encoding ribosome silencing factor: MNKTAEKQELLDKIVEAIQDVKGEDIMVFDLSNIENSVAETFVICSGNSNTQVAALAGSIEKKVRNELKERPWHVEGTENAMWVLVDYVSVVVHIFQKQTREYYDIEELWGDAVITKIEN; this comes from the coding sequence ATGAATAAAACAGCAGAAAAACAAGAATTATTAGATAAAATCGTTGAAGCTATTCAGGATGTAAAAGGTGAAGATATCATGGTATTTGATCTTTCTAACATTGAAAACTCTGTAGCTGAGACGTTTGTAATATGTAGCGGGAATTCCAACACCCAGGTGGCGGCTCTGGCCGGAAGTATCGAAAAGAAAGTAAGGAATGAGCTTAAGGAAAGACCATGGCACGTGGAAGGTACGGAAAATGCCATGTGGGTTCTGGTAGACTACGTTTCCGTAGTGGTACATATTTTCCAGAAACAGACCCGTGAGTATTATGACATAGAGGAACTTTGGGGTGACGCTGTCATTACCAAAATTGAAAATTAA
- the ftsH gene encoding ATP-dependent zinc metalloprotease FtsH, whose protein sequence is MNNKGFNWFFPIAIIALLLFFVPSLLGENNAKSIDEDGFFREMQAGKVQRVLIDKQAQKADVFLTQAAKTATVKKDEKPSPFSGLAMTPKADYTLKYGDLRLFLEKFDALKQQNPAVKTAKDYAEGESPLMGFLVQALVWIAILGLFYFLLFRKMGSGGGPGGQIFSIGKSKAKLFDEKERIQVTFKDVAGLEGAKEEVQEVVDFLKNSEKYTKLGGKIPKGVLLVGPPGTGKTLLAKAVAGEAKVPFFSLSGSDFVEMFVGVGASRVRDLFAQAKAKSPAIIFIDEIDAIGRARGKNNFSGGNDERENTLNQLLTEMDGFGTDTNVIVMAATNRADILDKALMRAGRFDRSIYVDLPELHERRQIFDVHLKKIKLSDNVDREFLAKQTPGFSGADIANVCNEAALIAARNNHESVNKQDFLDAVDRIIGGLEKKNKAIKPSEKKRVAYHEAGHATISWLVEHASPLLKVTIVPRGRSLGAAWYLPEERQLTTTEQMLDEMCATLGGRAAEQVIFNNISTGALSDLESVTKRAQAMVTIYGLSPNIGNISYYDSSGQSEYSFGKPYSEETAKRIDIEIKGIIETQYERAVQILADNKDKLDALATKLLEKEVIFREDLEEVFGKRAWDPELTERPVTNTIPLNKEPQEEIIIKGKEGESEIQAPDSPTQL, encoded by the coding sequence ATGAACAATAAAGGATTTAACTGGTTTTTTCCGATTGCCATCATAGCCCTTTTGCTATTTTTTGTTCCGAGCCTTTTGGGTGAGAACAATGCAAAATCTATAGATGAAGACGGTTTCTTCAGAGAAATGCAGGCGGGGAAGGTCCAAAGAGTTTTAATCGATAAACAGGCCCAGAAGGCTGATGTATTTTTAACACAGGCTGCCAAAACAGCTACGGTGAAAAAAGATGAGAAACCCAGCCCTTTTTCAGGACTGGCAATGACTCCGAAAGCAGATTATACCCTTAAATATGGTGATTTACGCCTTTTTCTGGAAAAGTTTGATGCTTTGAAACAGCAGAATCCAGCTGTAAAAACAGCTAAGGATTATGCAGAAGGGGAAAGCCCTTTAATGGGGTTTCTGGTTCAGGCATTGGTCTGGATTGCAATTCTTGGATTATTTTACTTTCTTCTTTTCAGAAAAATGGGAAGCGGAGGTGGTCCCGGCGGGCAGATTTTCTCGATCGGAAAATCCAAAGCCAAGCTGTTTGACGAAAAAGAGAGGATCCAGGTGACATTCAAAGATGTTGCGGGGCTGGAAGGTGCCAAAGAAGAGGTACAGGAAGTGGTGGATTTCCTTAAGAATTCAGAAAAATATACCAAGCTGGGAGGTAAAATTCCTAAAGGGGTGCTTTTGGTAGGGCCTCCGGGAACTGGTAAGACTCTATTAGCAAAAGCTGTAGCGGGTGAAGCCAAAGTACCTTTCTTTTCACTTTCAGGTTCTGATTTCGTAGAAATGTTCGTAGGGGTTGGTGCTTCAAGGGTAAGAGATCTTTTTGCCCAGGCTAAAGCCAAATCGCCTGCCATTATTTTTATCGATGAGATTGATGCCATCGGTAGGGCAAGAGGAAAAAACAATTTCTCAGGCGGAAACGACGAAAGAGAAAATACCCTGAACCAGCTTCTTACAGAAATGGATGGTTTTGGAACTGACACGAACGTCATCGTTATGGCTGCAACCAACAGGGCGGATATCCTGGATAAAGCATTAATGAGAGCAGGACGTTTTGACCGTTCGATTTATGTAGACCTACCGGAATTGCATGAGAGAAGACAGATTTTTGATGTTCACTTAAAGAAAATCAAGCTGAGCGATAATGTAGACCGTGAGTTCCTTGCAAAGCAGACACCGGGGTTCAGCGGGGCGGATATTGCCAATGTATGTAACGAAGCGGCACTGATCGCGGCAAGAAACAATCATGAGTCAGTAAACAAGCAGGATTTTCTTGATGCAGTAGACCGTATCATCGGAGGGCTTGAAAAGAAAAATAAAGCCATCAAACCATCTGAAAAGAAAAGAGTGGCTTACCATGAAGCAGGACATGCCACGATCTCATGGCTGGTAGAACACGCTTCACCACTTTTAAAAGTAACAATCGTTCCGAGAGGACGTTCTTTAGGTGCAGCCTGGTATCTTCCGGAAGAAAGGCAGCTGACGACTACAGAACAGATGCTGGACGAGATGTGTGCAACATTGGGAGGAAGAGCGGCAGAGCAGGTAATCTTCAATAATATTTCCACCGGGGCTCTTTCTGATCTTGAAAGCGTAACGAAAAGGGCTCAGGCTATGGTTACCATTTACGGATTAAGTCCGAACATCGGGAATATATCATACTATGACAGTTCAGGCCAGTCTGAATATTCTTTCGGGAAACCGTATTCTGAAGAGACGGCCAAGAGAATCGATATTGAGATTAAAGGGATTATTGAAACCCAATATGAAAGAGCGGTTCAGATCCTTGCCGATAATAAAGATAAACTGGATGCTCTGGCTACCAAGCTTCTTGAGAAAGAAGTAATATTCAGGGAAGATCTGGAAGAAGTATTCGGGAAAAGGGCATGGGATCCGGAATTAACGGAGAGACCGGTTACTAATACTATTCCATTGAACAAAGAGCCGCAGGAAGAAATTATCATCAAAGGTAAAGAAGGGGAAAGTGAAATTCAGGCTCCTGATAGTCCGACTCAGCTTTAA
- a CDS encoding LUD domain-containing protein gives MNLFKKIVSKLTSQSEEEEKQSLEKLGDSLKNADLDYKFAQLFTHSGGFFNYCADEAEALQTLNQIIKIEGISNLFCWDKDLHNFLNVIKAPYSSELQSTNDASFITCEYLIAYDGRIMLSHNNILHYHSSRLPNKIIIMANVSQIVSNLNDAMGKIKRNGNIKNLTSISGGQTKMDTSSSTNPKLFLLLLED, from the coding sequence TTGAATTTATTCAAGAAAATTGTAAGCAAACTTACCAGCCAGTCTGAAGAGGAAGAAAAGCAAAGCCTGGAAAAATTAGGGGATTCACTGAAAAATGCGGATCTTGACTATAAGTTTGCGCAGTTGTTTACGCATTCAGGAGGCTTTTTTAATTATTGTGCAGATGAGGCGGAAGCTTTACAGACTTTAAACCAGATCATCAAAATAGAAGGGATCAGCAACCTGTTCTGTTGGGATAAAGATCTTCATAATTTTCTGAATGTGATAAAAGCTCCATATTCTTCCGAGCTTCAGAGTACGAATGATGCCAGCTTTATCACCTGTGAATATTTGATTGCTTATGACGGAAGGATTATGCTCTCTCATAACAATATCCTTCACTACCACTCTTCAAGGCTGCCGAATAAAATTATCATTATGGCCAATGTTTCACAGATCGTAAGCAATCTGAATGATGCCATGGGAAAAATAAAGCGAAACGGGAATATTAAAAACCTTACTTCAATCAGCGGCGGGCAGACCAAAATGGATACCTCTTCCTCTACCAACCCAAAACTTTTTTTATTGCTGCTTGAAGATTAG
- a CDS encoding phosphatidate cytidylyltransferase, with the protein MDKNLIQRTLSGIVYVAIIILCTTPIGAQLINGISLGLVKQEYLYYGLITLLLGVGSWECIKIMKFGDGYEKWVVLPLVVFIFYVFSKRYFHFDFFFDFRISEILAILLIVIAVVTLFKYPNELYYDSGKLIFTVIYVALPFSFALGLPKFSSFDDGFSLEVLFLFILIWSSDTFAYLTGKFFGKHKLAPKISPKKTWEGYIGGVILTLVLSYFIEHYQPGLRGNWMVVGFLVAAFAPAGDLVESQLKRNFGVKDSGNILPGHGGVLDRLDSFLICVPVVYLYFILEKFI; encoded by the coding sequence TTGGACAAAAATCTTATTCAAAGGACCCTTTCCGGAATTGTGTATGTTGCCATCATTATTCTCTGCACAACTCCGATAGGAGCCCAACTGATCAACGGGATTTCTCTGGGTCTTGTGAAGCAGGAATATTTATATTACGGTCTCATAACGCTCCTGTTGGGTGTCGGTTCCTGGGAATGTATCAAGATTATGAAATTCGGGGACGGTTATGAAAAATGGGTGGTTCTTCCTTTAGTTGTCTTCATTTTTTACGTTTTTTCCAAAAGGTATTTTCACTTTGATTTCTTCTTTGATTTCAGGATCAGTGAAATCCTTGCCATTCTGTTGATTGTTATTGCGGTCGTCACACTTTTTAAATATCCGAACGAACTTTATTATGACAGCGGGAAACTCATTTTTACCGTTATTTATGTAGCCCTTCCGTTCAGTTTTGCTTTGGGCCTGCCTAAGTTTTCAAGTTTTGATGATGGGTTTTCCCTGGAAGTCCTTTTTCTATTTATTCTGATCTGGAGCAGTGATACTTTTGCATACCTTACCGGGAAATTCTTCGGGAAGCATAAACTGGCTCCCAAAATTTCACCTAAAAAAACCTGGGAAGGCTATATCGGCGGTGTGATCCTGACGCTGGTTCTGTCTTATTTCATAGAACATTATCAGCCCGGGCTGCGCGGAAACTGGATGGTGGTAGGATTTCTGGTGGCGGCATTTGCTCCTGCAGGGGATCTGGTGGAAAGCCAGCTGAAAAGAAACTTCGGGGTAAAAGACAGCGGGAATATCCTTCCGGGCCACGGAGGTGTTTTAGACCGCCTGGACAGTTTTTTAATCTGCGTTCCCGTCGTATATTTGTACTTTATTTTAGAAAAATTTATATAA
- a CDS encoding phosphatidylserine decarboxylase family protein, which yields MKLHRESKGTITVATILFIIVGALAIYFLEMWSLMIILPLLIVYSLVFWFFRVPNRDILEHKENVIAPVDGKVVMIKEVEENEFLKEKVIQVSIFMSPLNVHICRYPVSGKVIYKKYHPGKYLVAWHEKSSTDNERTTVAVESLTHHRVVFRQIAGYVARRIVFYCNEGDDAKAGHEFGFIKFGSRMDVFLPLDTEIVCKIGDITKGGLDVIARMKEE from the coding sequence ATGAAATTACACAGAGAATCAAAAGGAACCATTACTGTTGCCACCATCTTATTTATTATTGTGGGGGCACTGGCTATTTATTTTCTTGAAATGTGGTCGTTGATGATCATTCTGCCGTTATTGATAGTGTACAGTTTGGTATTCTGGTTTTTCAGGGTTCCGAACCGTGATATTCTTGAGCATAAAGAAAATGTTATTGCTCCGGTTGACGGAAAGGTAGTGATGATTAAGGAGGTTGAAGAAAATGAATTCCTGAAGGAAAAGGTTATCCAGGTTTCTATCTTCATGTCTCCCCTAAATGTGCATATCTGCAGGTATCCGGTTTCAGGGAAAGTTATTTATAAAAAATACCATCCGGGAAAATACCTGGTAGCATGGCATGAAAAATCGTCCACGGATAATGAAAGGACAACTGTTGCAGTGGAAAGTTTGACCCACCATAGGGTAGTTTTCAGGCAGATTGCAGGGTATGTTGCCAGAAGGATTGTTTTTTACTGTAATGAAGGGGATGATGCAAAAGCCGGGCATGAATTCGGGTTTATTAAATTCGGTTCCAGAATGGATGTTTTCCTGCCTTTGGATACGGAAATTGTCTGCAAAATCGGAGATATTACAAAAGGCGGACTGGATGTTATTGCCCGTATGAAGGAAGAATAA
- a CDS encoding peptide-N-glycosidase F-related protein, producing MKKILLPLFVVSSMFNAQTSINVFSQIVFYDGYAANVSQPVPSNVIRLANSRYAKKLMDAELNSFQNKIQMNVAIGALCDNYDRIGGVHIALVPKGQASYTMSDTQVKRFEIGRYITPFMNKNVTPTEVPYTYEVNNLYPVFSNPVLRSAYDIWVELDVFGVPYAANTQVAGCANRNDVFAGTLTFVTSNDPSISNTYNTILPLLDSSTLNNYNNTDVAGQTVRLVNFNLTETAGNPKFFIVSSPHGAGNNGEEYVRRQNLVSLDNAQVMTFTPGGKSCEPYRMYNTQPNGIYGYNAQSAAWWTSWNNWCPGDSVPIRSFSLASLSAGSHTLKYEVPTAVFYGQSGEVVLSMYMQSQNQVLSVKDVSTTDVSIYPNPTTDYVMIKGEKKVKHVTVLSIDGRKIAETDQSRIDLTAYPAGTYLLNISLEGGTEFSHKVLKK from the coding sequence ATGAAAAAAATTTTACTTCCTTTATTTGTTGTTTCGTCAATGTTTAACGCACAGACCAGCATTAACGTGTTTTCACAGATTGTTTTTTATGACGGGTATGCTGCCAATGTTTCTCAGCCTGTCCCTTCTAACGTCATCAGACTTGCCAATTCCCGGTATGCCAAAAAACTGATGGATGCAGAACTGAACAGCTTCCAGAATAAAATACAGATGAATGTTGCCATCGGAGCCTTGTGTGATAATTATGACAGGATCGGAGGCGTGCATATTGCTTTGGTTCCCAAAGGACAGGCCTCTTATACCATGAGTGATACCCAGGTGAAAAGATTTGAAATCGGTAGGTACATTACTCCTTTTATGAATAAGAACGTCACTCCTACAGAAGTTCCGTATACTTACGAAGTCAATAACCTGTATCCGGTTTTCAGCAACCCGGTACTGAGGAGTGCTTATGATATCTGGGTGGAGCTGGACGTATTCGGCGTTCCGTATGCCGCCAATACACAGGTGGCAGGCTGTGCCAACAGGAATGATGTCTTTGCAGGCACATTGACTTTTGTTACCTCCAATGACCCGTCTATCAGCAATACCTATAATACCATACTGCCGCTGCTTGATTCCAGCACGCTTAATAATTATAACAATACGGATGTCGCGGGGCAGACTGTACGCCTCGTTAATTTCAACCTTACAGAGACGGCAGGCAACCCTAAGTTTTTTATTGTCTCCAGTCCGCACGGGGCAGGCAACAACGGCGAAGAATATGTACGCAGGCAAAATCTTGTTTCTTTAGATAATGCGCAGGTAATGACCTTTACGCCGGGCGGGAAATCCTGTGAGCCGTATAGGATGTACAATACACAGCCAAACGGGATCTACGGATATAATGCACAAAGCGCAGCATGGTGGACCAGCTGGAACAACTGGTGCCCGGGAGATTCCGTGCCTATCCGGAGCTTTTCTTTAGCTTCTCTTTCTGCAGGAAGCCATACGCTTAAATATGAAGTTCCTACAGCGGTATTTTATGGGCAGAGTGGTGAAGTTGTACTCTCCATGTACATGCAGAGCCAGAACCAGGTTTTATCTGTGAAAGATGTTTCTACCACTGATGTTTCTATTTATCCTAACCCTACCACCGATTATGTAATGATTAAAGGAGAAAAGAAAGTAAAACATGTTACCGTTTTATCCATTGACGGACGAAAAATCGCAGAAACGGATCAGTCAAGAATTGATCTTACTGCTTATCCTGCAGGAACTTATCTGCTGAATATCTCTTTGGAAGGCGGAACTGAGTTCAGCCATAAAGTACTTAAAAAATAG
- a CDS encoding GLPGLI family protein, producing the protein MSVSVFSQDLSFIYEMKYRPNSGKAYFKNELIHLDVTDKESVFRSEYERSSDSLIQKTGYGLGFKIFYNHQHYTQKKIEEIKVSKIISTPIFSDIYSLPIEKLNWKIMDDQLKIGDFNCRKAELKYGGREWTAWFTQEIPL; encoded by the coding sequence GTGTCTGTGTCTGTTTTTTCGCAGGATCTCTCGTTTATCTATGAGATGAAATACAGGCCGAATTCAGGGAAAGCATATTTTAAGAATGAACTTATCCATCTTGATGTCACAGATAAGGAATCAGTTTTCCGTTCAGAATATGAAAGGAGTTCGGATTCTTTGATCCAAAAAACAGGATATGGATTAGGATTTAAAATATTTTATAATCACCAGCATTATACTCAGAAAAAAATAGAAGAGATAAAAGTCAGTAAAATTATTTCTACCCCAATTTTCAGCGATATTTATTCTTTGCCTATAGAAAAACTGAATTGGAAAATTATGGATGATCAGTTAAAAATAGGTGATTTTAACTGCCGGAAAGCGGAACTGAAATACGGAGGAAGAGAATGGACAGCCTGGTTTACCCAGGAAATTCCTTTGTAG
- a CDS encoding ABC transporter ATP-binding protein, translating into MSYYKRAIDNILPYKKSIAAGIFFNILYALFNIVAMLFFMPVLNILFDKETKKIDSKPVYEGISGAGTFLKNTFNYTIQQLQIEKGPEYILLITCILFISMFFLRNIFSYLSEFYLTFSRTGVSRDFRIKLHDKILELPVSFFTNSRKGDVFARITSDVGEVESNILNSLIDIIRSPIVIIITMGYLLYSNFQLTIFTLVVFPIMGTLISIIGKSLKKDTGEAQNELGKMYSFVDETLVGLKIIKIFDASPQIKKRFDDVLNKIRHLSLRLFKKKALASPVSELLGAITIGMIVYFGGRLAIQGKGLSGSEFITYIALFYTILQPLKALSSAISNLQKGEVSAKRIFEILDADYHIKELKDAKEIKGFEKNVEFKNITFGYEERDILKNFSLSIPKGKTVALVGQSGSGKSTITNLITRFYDVNAGEILVDGENIKNIKLSNYRKLFGLVTQDNILFNDTIRNNISLGKPNAPLEEIQAAAKVANAHDFIMDLPNQYDTNIGDAGGKLSGGQKQRISIARAVLKNPPIMILDEATSALDTESERFVQDALEKMMENRTSLVIAHRLSTIQKADWIVVMEKGNIVEQGTHHELITKRGMYHKLVELQNFD; encoded by the coding sequence ATGAGTTATTATAAACGAGCGATAGACAACATATTACCCTATAAAAAATCGATCGCAGCCGGTATTTTCTTTAACATTCTTTACGCTTTATTCAACATTGTTGCCATGCTTTTCTTCATGCCTGTCTTGAATATCCTTTTTGATAAAGAAACTAAAAAAATCGACTCCAAACCCGTTTATGAAGGGATTTCAGGTGCCGGCACATTTCTTAAAAACACCTTTAATTACACCATCCAGCAGCTGCAGATTGAAAAAGGCCCGGAATATATCCTTCTGATTACCTGCATTTTATTTATCTCGATGTTTTTTCTGAGGAACATTTTCAGTTATTTATCAGAATTCTACCTTACGTTTTCCAGAACCGGTGTTTCCAGGGATTTCAGGATCAAGCTGCATGACAAGATTTTAGAGCTTCCGGTATCTTTTTTTACCAATTCCAGAAAAGGAGATGTGTTTGCAAGGATCACATCGGATGTGGGTGAAGTCGAGTCCAATATTTTAAACAGCTTAATTGATATTATCCGTTCACCTATCGTTATCATTATTACGATGGGGTACCTTCTGTATTCCAATTTCCAGCTTACGATTTTTACGCTGGTTGTTTTCCCGATCATGGGTACCTTAATTTCCATTATCGGGAAAAGCCTGAAGAAAGATACCGGAGAAGCCCAGAATGAGCTTGGGAAAATGTATTCTTTCGTGGATGAAACGCTGGTTGGGTTAAAGATCATTAAAATTTTTGACGCTTCACCGCAGATAAAGAAAAGGTTTGATGATGTCCTTAACAAAATACGGCACCTTTCTTTACGCCTGTTTAAGAAAAAAGCCCTTGCTTCCCCTGTAAGCGAGCTTCTGGGAGCGATTACCATAGGGATGATCGTATATTTCGGCGGACGGCTTGCCATCCAGGGAAAAGGCCTGTCCGGAAGTGAATTTATAACCTACATTGCCTTATTTTACACCATTTTACAGCCTTTAAAAGCTTTGTCTTCGGCCATCTCCAATCTTCAGAAGGGTGAAGTTTCTGCCAAAAGGATTTTTGAAATCCTGGATGCGGATTATCATATCAAGGAACTGAAAGACGCCAAGGAAATCAAAGGGTTTGAGAAAAACGTTGAATTTAAAAATATCACATTCGGATATGAGGAAAGAGACATCCTTAAAAATTTCTCCCTGTCCATCCCTAAAGGCAAGACGGTTGCGCTGGTTGGCCAGAGCGGTAGCGGAAAGAGTACGATAACCAATCTGATCACCCGTTTCTACGACGTAAATGCCGGTGAAATCCTGGTAGACGGCGAAAATATCAAGAATATAAAACTCTCCAATTACAGAAAGCTGTTCGGGCTGGTAACGCAGGACAATATCCTGTTTAATGATACCATCAGGAACAATATTTCACTGGGTAAACCGAATGCGCCGCTGGAGGAGATCCAGGCTGCGGCTAAAGTGGCAAATGCCCACGATTTTATCATGGACCTTCCCAACCAGTACGATACCAATATCGGAGACGCGGGCGGAAAACTGTCCGGCGGCCAGAAGCAGAGGATCTCCATTGCAAGGGCAGTACTGAAAAACCCTCCGATCATGATTCTGGATGAAGCAACCTCTGCCCTGGATACGGAATCTGAACGATTTGTCCAGGATGCCCTGGAAAAGATGATGGAGAACAGAACTTCTTTAGTAATTGCCCACCGGTTGTCCACCATTCAGAAAGCCGACTGGATTGTAGTGATGGAGAAAGGGAATATTGTAGAACAGGGAACCCACCATGAGCTGATTACCAAAAGAGGCATGTACCATAAACTGGTTGAACTGCAGAATTTCGATTAA
- a CDS encoding M28 family peptidase — MKKLTYLAFSFFSVFAFSQQVSEERIKTVLSTLASDEMKGREIGTPENDNAASYIAALFKENNLEYCTGNSYLVPFDYNGKTAYNVCGIKKGKTDRFLGFSGHFDHIGTSEKSGDPIYNGADDDASGITMLTGIADYFRNKQPGFSMVFMAFNGEEKGMLGSTAISKDQHLDKIYNNMSALFNFEMVATESAFGKNALYMTGDGFSDLDELFNRNAANGLKINPDPYAAQQLFYRSDNVSFVKKKIIAHSFSTVDMTNATHYHHESDDVNIVDFANMTQIINNFGKTLEKLTPKNFAPKYNDKVKLD, encoded by the coding sequence ATGAAAAAACTTACCTACCTTGCCTTCTCCTTTTTCTCCGTATTTGCTTTTTCGCAGCAGGTTAGTGAAGAGCGGATCAAAACCGTACTTTCAACACTGGCTTCCGACGAAATGAAAGGCCGTGAAATCGGCACTCCGGAAAATGACAATGCCGCCAGTTATATTGCTGCGCTTTTCAAGGAAAATAACCTGGAATACTGTACCGGAAATTCTTATCTGGTGCCATTTGATTATAACGGAAAAACAGCGTATAATGTATGTGGGATCAAAAAAGGGAAGACAGATAGATTCTTAGGGTTTTCAGGGCATTTTGATCACATCGGGACAAGCGAAAAAAGCGGTGACCCTATTTATAACGGAGCCGATGATGACGCCAGCGGAATCACTATGCTGACCGGAATCGCCGATTATTTCAGGAATAAACAGCCGGGATTCTCCATGGTATTTATGGCTTTCAACGGAGAAGAAAAAGGAATGCTGGGATCAACAGCCATTTCTAAAGACCAGCATTTAGATAAGATCTATAACAATATGAGTGCGCTTTTTAATTTTGAAATGGTAGCCACAGAATCCGCTTTCGGGAAAAATGCTTTGTATATGACCGGTGACGGGTTTTCTGACTTGGATGAACTGTTTAACCGAAATGCCGCCAACGGCCTGAAAATCAATCCTGATCCTTATGCTGCCCAGCAGTTGTTTTACCGCTCGGATAATGTAAGTTTTGTAAAAAAGAAAATTATTGCCCACTCTTTTTCAACGGTTGATATGACAAATGCAACCCACTACCATCATGAAAGCGATGATGTGAATATCGTGGATTTTGCCAACATGACACAGATCATCAACAATTTCGGGAAAACGCTGGAAAAATTGACGCCAAAGAATTTTGCACCGAAGTACAATGATAAAGTAAAACTGGATTAG
- a CDS encoding DUF4293 family protein has protein sequence MLQRIQTIWIFLAVLAAVFLFVAGQDVIISDQFPAITIACVALVLIGLLSIFSYNNRKRQILLNNISIIINVLLIGVLAYWLLNLSGGIDFPEKGIEPVFPLIAVICLCIANLYIKKDERLVKSVDRLR, from the coding sequence ATGTTACAAAGAATACAGACCATATGGATTTTTTTGGCAGTTTTAGCTGCCGTATTTCTGTTTGTCGCAGGGCAGGATGTGATTATTTCTGATCAGTTCCCTGCTATAACTATTGCCTGTGTAGCACTTGTTTTGATTGGATTACTAAGCATATTCAGTTACAACAACAGAAAAAGACAGATCTTGCTGAATAACATCAGCATTATTATAAACGTTTTGTTGATTGGTGTATTGGCGTACTGGCTGCTTAACTTATCCGGAGGAATTGATTTTCCTGAGAAGGGTATTGAGCCGGTTTTCCCATTGATTGCGGTGATTTGTTTGTGTATTGCAAACCTATACATTAAAAAAGATGAGAGGCTCGTAAAATCTGTAGACAGACTCCGATAG